The Trichomycterus rosablanca isolate fTriRos1 chromosome 6, fTriRos1.hap1, whole genome shotgun sequence DNA segment tgtttaaaaactccatcagtgctgctgtgtcttatccactcataccagcacaacacacactaacacaccaccaccatgtcagtgtcactgcagtgctgagaatgacccaccacccaaataatgtctgctctgtgggggtcctgaccattgaggaacagcatgaaatggggctaacaaagcatgcagagaaacagatggactacaggacagtgagtgtagaaacaaggaggtggttttactgttatgaatgatcagtatatatatatatatgtgtgtgtgtgtgtgtgtgtgtgtgtgtgtgtgtgtgtgtgtgtgtgtgtgtgtgtgtgtgtgtgtgttcatgtagtGTAACTTTACATGTATGACTTTAACATATTTAGGTTTAGACACAAAATCAAAACTGTTGTACAGCAACCCTTACagtaatgtaaaacatgacggaaAGCCTTGAATTGTAATCAGGCACTTTGCAGGACACCGAACTTTTCTGGTCCTTGACTGTTGGCTAAGCGTACATTTTTCAGCAGTCGGTGTGTGATGTGTTAGCTGCAGTGTGAAGAATGACAGGTCTGCTGTTTATGTTTCATTTCACTCTAACAGCGATTcagttttgtacattttatgttGTTGTTGAAACGCAGTTTACATGCTGTGTAAATAGCTAACCCGTGCTAGTGCTGTAGTTTCTTTCGCTCTACGTTATTAGGTAACTAATGCTGCTAGCTAACAGTTGGACATATTAAGACTTTCACTCTTATTAAACTGATCAGCACAGCCAAAACACACAGACCTTTCATATAGTTCTTTCTTAAATTGATTGAtgtattttagtttagtttCAGCTAGCCAACATTGGCCTGATTAACTTTTTTACACTGATAAAAATTCACTGTGTATCTCCTTTACTtacatattactattattatattactattaactTGTATTTAATAAGCCTGATAGGAGTTAACAGACTGACCTCTAACACGTTGCTTTTAATAGATAAACTGTTTTGCTAAATGACATGAAGAGGAACCTCAACCATATAGTAGCTAAATAACTAGCACGTTAGCCTCCTAATTGCCAGGCCAGACGCTAAATATAGCACGACATAGCACActttcttaaaatacactgtgtaGTATTCACACTGCAGGTCTGATCACCACGACTAAAATAACTAGGACTGTCTCCTGGGGGCGAGAGAATTGTCACGGTGTTCCGCACATCACGTAAAGTACCAGAGGTTTAATCAGTCAAGATATtgtggaaaaaaaattaaacacacgtattatattaattttatgtcattgaaataatatttaaatattttttcgaATTTATTCTTGTGTGAAGGAGGACTTAAGTGACCCCTTTCTCCCCCAAACAGTTTATTGCAGCATTAAGAACAGAACACGATTAGAACATGAATGATTACAGGATTTGCTACAGGCAAGATACAGGCATTGCTTTacatttttttcctgttttagATAGTTAGTATTACTTTCACAATTGTCAACTCTGTGATATTTTGGATGCAAACCATCTCATAGACTTGGCTTGTAATTTATCACACTAGGGCTTTGCttcaaatataaaacattttatcacTGTATCCATTATTGCGACCTAATTTTACAGGAATATCTTTCATATGTGCTAATGTacattaatttcattttactaCTGTTAAATTTACCTGAATTAATTTCTGAAAATGttgatgttatatacagtattttttctACCAGTCATTTTTAAGAACAAGACTTTACTGTTGTACTGTTGTATAGTATTACTTATCATCCTTTAGCTAAAACAAagagtttacactgatcagccatgacatcaataccacctccttgtttctacacacactgtccattttatcagcttcacttaccttatagaagcactttgtagttctacaattactgttaatcatctgtttctctgcatgcttagttagccccatttcatgctcttcttcaatggtcaggactctcccaggaccactacagagtaggtattatttgggtggtggatcattctcagcactgaagtgacactgacatggtggtggtgtgttagtgtgtgttgtgctggtatgagtggatcagacacagcagcactgattgagtttttaaacacctcactgtccctgctggactgagaatagtccaccaaccaaaaatatatccagccaacagcgccccatgggcagcgtcctgtgaccactgatgagagTCTAGAAAATGACTAACCAAAACGCCAGCAATAGAtgatgagtgtctaatagagtggacagtgagtggacacggtgtttaaaaactccggcagcgctgctgtgtctgatccactcataccagcacaacacacactaacacacttactctgtggtggccttgtgggggtcctgaccattgaagaacagagtgaaagcaagctaaaaaagtatgtagagaaatggatggactacagtcagtaattgtagaactacaaagtgcttctatatggtaagtggagctgataaaatggacagtgagtgtagaaacaaggaggtggttttaatgttatggctgatcagtgtattttgtatTACAAAAAAAGTGTTCATTTCCCActtttatttggaatatgtaatatgtatgtCTTGCATGGAAAACAATCAAGCttagttcattttttttttatttttttatcaaagGCGTATTCTTATGATGTAAGGATAAAAAACTACCTCTACTGTAAAGAAAATGCAGAAGTGTGCTTtttcagttttctttttttgtcttttgtaactttttttattagtagtatttcCTGTTTTTCACAAAATGCCTACTCATTGTAGGTTTTCATACCCAGCAGGCATCAGCTTTATCTAATACCACTTGTATCAAAAGAAGTTTGACCTAACAATGGTCAGTGGAAAACAGAATTATCACCCAAATGAGGCCTGAACTCAGCATCACACCAAAAAtctaaagtaaaaaaattaaatcacaGGCTGATCCAGTTTGCTTGAATTTTATAACAGCAATTCAGAATATGACTCAGTAGTTTTCAGGACCTCCACATGCCTGCATGCACTCCTGACAACATCTTGGCATGCTCCTAATGAGATGGCGGAACttcccagaggttctcaattggattcaggtccaGGAAATGTTTTGACCTGTCAGTTGCTCTGAGGTTTTATTTCGGTACCTAACAGCAGTCAAGGTACATCTGGCTATCACGTCACCTTGGGCCCTCACGTCCTCATGGAGTCTCATTTTTAGGGCTCTGTCAGAGCTCTTTCTGTTCCTCCTTACACAAAGTTGGTGCTTTTTACAGCCCTGTTCAGCTCTCTTTGTGTAATGGCTTGTGTAATCTGTGTTTCAGTACATCTTCTTGTGATGGCATGTATGGATGTGTTATCCTGGAGGAGCTGGACTAACTGTGCAACCTGAATGGGCTGCAACTGCCGCATAATGCTAACAGTAGTGACAAGGATACTAGAAAAATTGCCAAATTAGAGAAGAATTAGTCAGGATGGATAAGCAGAGAGTGATTGTATGTGGTCACCACCTGCAAAACAGTTTCCTTTTTTGTATCTTGCTGTTGCCTCTTCAGTGCATCTTTTGTGACTTTCCTTTGCAGCAAAGCAGGTAAAAATTAATCACAAACGCTTAACATCAATCCTAATTGGACTGATTGATGTTCCAGAAATTTTATCAACTTGGTGCTATAGTGTTATGATTAAGTGTTCCATATATTTTTGAGCATTGTAGTTTAAACTCCACTACATATTACTGTGTGACACAAGAAAATATTACATTTCAAATCATTAATAGTTCATGatttaaagtaataaataatatatatggtCATTCAAGTATAGTCTAATTTCTAGATATTTTATAGCTGATTATGCAAGAACAGGGCTAATGTAATTTGTGTTCTTCTCTTCAAGGTCTAACATGATACCTGGACAATACAGCTGAGCTCGGATGGTTTTTGCACATTTGGCAAAAGAAACATCTGCCCATAAGCAAGGGTGTTTGAATTGAATTTTCACCACCTGCAGCATCTACAAGAGACAATGTACTGCCTCCAGTGGTTACTTCCTGTCTTGCTGATTCCCAAGCCGCTAAACCCAGCTCTGTGGTTTAACCATTCAATGTTTATGGCCTTCTACCTGCTCAGCTTCCTGCTGGAAAGAAAGCCGTGCACCATTTGTGCCTTAGTGTTCCTTGCAGCGTTGTTCCTTATCTGCTACAGCTGCTGGGGAAACTGTTTTCTCTACCACTGCCATGACTCTACACTGCCAGACTCAGCACACGATCCGCACATTGTGGGCACCTAGACTGCAGATTCTCCAGAAATCCTTCTTAGATCCTGGACAATCTCAGACTGCGAATATTTGAAACCTAGAACAAAAATGCTGAGAAATGTACCCAAGATCAGAACCTCACAGCAGTCATactgtaaattattaaaaaatttacCCCTTGGAGGTGATGTATTCTTAATTCTGCAAGGCAAAGGGTTTTGGTTATTGGACACATAAGGGGCTTTTGGGGTTTTCTCTGTTGCAATCCTTCTGCACAGCCTTCTTTTAATTTGTGGATGATGCTAAAGGATTCAGATGGTTGAAGTTAGTGTGTTTGAGTTTGTACAATATTACTTTGTTTCTGTCTGTCATGGGCTGAATGTTCTAAAAGAGCTTGCTAGAGGTCAAGAGTATTAAAATTGAGCTGTATATGCAGCTCAGTCAAGCTCAGtttgtttaaatgttgtttcagcttttaattCAATAAAGTTCATAATGAGTCAATTGCACAGGGATATGATTTGTAATATCTGCACATTTCGTTTTTATAAGGCTTGATAATAATGCTAAAATTGGTAGTACTCTATAAATAGAAACATGAGTTTAGCTATAAATAGGAATTGGCTGTGTTTCCTTAAAGATCTTAAAACTAATATGCATTAGGGCTGtggtttaaaaatgaaatgttctAATAAACTCTGATTTTTAAAAGTTGTAAAATTGGGTGTGTTTCTAAACATAAATAGAAATTAGATTAAGTCATATTAAATAGGGAAGTGTTTTTAGCCTCAATTACAAACCTGAATTTCGGGCAAGTTGGgacatttgtacattttcttaaacatattttactgacaaattacaaagaaaatgtttgcaatgtttttactgacgtaattttattttgtaaatataacacatttagaatttaattgCAACACAGTCAAAATGCTGGGAAGTTTACAACTGAGTTGCATCATTTTTCCTGTTAATTAGGCCTacatgttttttatgttttggataATGGTTGCAAGTATTCTTGATTATTTAAGGCTTTAGTtgcttaacagtctgtggtcaatgttgtctgattctcctcttaatGATGTGCCatgcattttcaataggagacagatttgGACTGCAGGCCGGCCATTCAAGTACACAGACTCAGTGTTTATGAAGCCATGCTGTTATAGCACTTGCAGAATAAGACCTAACATTGTATTGCTGAaataattattgaattattacagtggggccaaa contains these protein-coding regions:
- the blcap gene encoding bladder cancer-associated protein — translated: MYCLQWLLPVLLIPKPLNPALWFNHSMFMAFYLLSFLLERKPCTICALVFLAALFLICYSCWGNCFLYHCHDSTLPDSAHDPHIVGT